A genomic stretch from Capricornis sumatraensis isolate serow.1 chromosome 4, serow.2, whole genome shotgun sequence includes:
- the LOC138079286 gene encoding cytochrome P450 2D14-like isoform X1, which produces MGLLSGDTLGPLAMAVLIFLLLLDLMHRRSRWAPRYPPGPTPLPVLGNLLQVDFEDPRPSFNQLRRRFGNVFSLQQVWTPVVVLNGLAAVREALVHRNQDTSDRPPPAVYEHVGYGPRAEGVILARYGNAWREQRRFSLSTLRNFGLGKKSLEQWVTEEASCLCAAFADQAGRPFSPKELLNKAVSNVIASLTFGFRFEYNDPRIVKLLDMMEDGLKEESGLVRQVVEAVPVLMRIPGLAAKVFPGQKAFMALIDELIAEQKMTRDPTQPPRHLTDAFLDEVKEAKGNPESSFNDENLRLVVADLFSAGMVTTSTTLAWALLLMILHPDVQRGRSPGFGSDHHEDTCFPGRVQQEIDEVIGKVRRPEMGDQALMPFTVAVVHEVQRFADIIPLGVPHMTSRDIEVQGFHVPKGTTLITNLSSVLKDETLWEKPFRFHPEHFLDAQGRFVKQEASIPFSAGRRACLGEPLARMELFLFFTSLLQHFSFSVPAGQPRPSDHGVFAFLVTPAPYQLCAVPR; this is translated from the exons ATGGGGCTGCTGTCTGGGGACACGCTGGGGCCCCTGGCCATGGCCGTGCTCATCTTCTTGCTCTTGCTGGACCTGATGCACCGGCGCTCACGCTGGGCCCCACGCTACCCACCAGGCCCCACGCCGCTGCCGGTGCTGGGCAACCTGCTACAGGTGGACTTCGAGGACCCGCGTCCCAGCTTCAACCAG CTGCGGCGCCGCTTCGGGAACGTGTTCAGCCTGCAGCAGGTCTGGACGCCGGTAGTCGTGCTCAACGGGCTGGCCGCTGTGCGCGAGGCGTTGGTGCACCGCAACCAGGACACTTCCGACCGTCCACCTCCGGCTGTCTACGAACACGTGGGTTACGGGCCGCGCGCCGAAG gagtGATCCTGGCGCGATATGGGAACGCCTGGCGAGAGCAGCGGCGTTTCTCCCTGTCCACTCTGCGCAACTTCGGCCTGGGGAAGAAGTCACTGGAGCAGTGGGTGACCGAGGAGGCCTCGTGCCTCTGTGCCGCCTTCGCCGACCAGGCCG GACGCCCCTTTAGCCCCAAGGAGCTCCTGAACAAAGCAGTGAGCAACGTGATCGCCTCCCTGACCTTCGGGTTCCGCTTCGAGTACAACGATCCTCGCATCGTCAAGCTGTTGGACATGATGGAGGATGGGTTGAAAGAAGAGTCTGGCTTAGTGCGCCAG GTGGTGGAAGCTGTGCCAGTGCTCATGCGCATCCCAGGGCTGGCCGCCAAGGTCTTCCCGGGGCAGAAGGCCTTCATGGCCCTGATTGATGAGCTGATCGCCGAGCAGAAGATGACCCGGGACCCAACCCAGCCACCCCGACACCTGACCGACGCCTTCCTGGATGAGGTGAAGGAG GCCAAGGGGAACCCCGAGAGCAGTTTCAATGATGAGAACCTGCGCCTGGTGGTGGCCGACCTGTTCTCCGCTGGGATGGTCACCACCTCGACCACACTGGCCTGGGCCCTCCTCCTCATGATCCTGCACCCAGACGTGCAGC GAGGCAGGAGCCCAGGATTTGGGTCTGACCACCATGAGGACACTTGTTTTCCAGGACGGGTCCAGCAGGAAATCGATGAGGTGATAGGGAAGGTGAGGCGACCAGAGATGGGGGATCAGGCCCTCATGCCCTTCACCGTGGCCGTGGTCCATGAGGTGCAACGCTTTGCGGACATCATCCCCCTGGGAGTGCCCCACATGACATCCCGTGACATCGAGGTGCAGGGCTTCCACGTCCCAAAG GGGACGACACTCATCACCAACCTGTCGTCAGTGCTGAAGGACGAGACCCTCTGGGAGAAGCCCTTCCGCTTCCACCCGGAGCACTTCCTGGATGCCCAGGGCCGCTTCGTCAAGCAGGAGGCCTCCATACCCTTCTCCGCAG GCCGCCGCGCATGCCTCGGGGAGCCCTTGGCCCGCATGGagctcttcctcttcttcaccAGCCTCCTGCAGCACTTCAGCTTCTCGGTGCCTGCCGGGCAGCCCCGCCCCAGCGACCACGGTGTCTTTGCCTTCCTGGTGACCCCAGCCCCATACCAGCTCTGTGCGGTGCCCCGCTAG
- the LOC138079286 gene encoding cytochrome P450 2D14-like isoform X2, whose protein sequence is MGLLSGDTLGPLAMAVLIFLLLLDLMHRRSRWAPRYPPGPTPLPVLGNLLQVDFEDPRPSFNQLRRRFGNVFSLQQVWTPVVVLNGLAAVREALVHRNQDTSDRPPPAVYEHVGYGPRAEGVILARYGNAWREQRRFSLSTLRNFGLGKKSLEQWVTEEASCLCAAFADQAGRPFSPKELLNKAVSNVIASLTFGFRFEYNDPRIVKLLDMMEDGLKEESGLVRQVVEAVPVLMRIPGLAAKVFPGQKAFMALIDELIAEQKMTRDPTQPPRHLTDAFLDEVKEAKGNPESSFNDENLRLVVADLFSAGMVTTSTTLAWALLLMILHPDVQRRVQQEIDEVIGKVRRPEMGDQALMPFTVAVVHEVQRFADIIPLGVPHMTSRDIEVQGFHVPKGTTLITNLSSVLKDETLWEKPFRFHPEHFLDAQGRFVKQEASIPFSAGRRACLGEPLARMELFLFFTSLLQHFSFSVPAGQPRPSDHGVFAFLVTPAPYQLCAVPR, encoded by the exons ATGGGGCTGCTGTCTGGGGACACGCTGGGGCCCCTGGCCATGGCCGTGCTCATCTTCTTGCTCTTGCTGGACCTGATGCACCGGCGCTCACGCTGGGCCCCACGCTACCCACCAGGCCCCACGCCGCTGCCGGTGCTGGGCAACCTGCTACAGGTGGACTTCGAGGACCCGCGTCCCAGCTTCAACCAG CTGCGGCGCCGCTTCGGGAACGTGTTCAGCCTGCAGCAGGTCTGGACGCCGGTAGTCGTGCTCAACGGGCTGGCCGCTGTGCGCGAGGCGTTGGTGCACCGCAACCAGGACACTTCCGACCGTCCACCTCCGGCTGTCTACGAACACGTGGGTTACGGGCCGCGCGCCGAAG gagtGATCCTGGCGCGATATGGGAACGCCTGGCGAGAGCAGCGGCGTTTCTCCCTGTCCACTCTGCGCAACTTCGGCCTGGGGAAGAAGTCACTGGAGCAGTGGGTGACCGAGGAGGCCTCGTGCCTCTGTGCCGCCTTCGCCGACCAGGCCG GACGCCCCTTTAGCCCCAAGGAGCTCCTGAACAAAGCAGTGAGCAACGTGATCGCCTCCCTGACCTTCGGGTTCCGCTTCGAGTACAACGATCCTCGCATCGTCAAGCTGTTGGACATGATGGAGGATGGGTTGAAAGAAGAGTCTGGCTTAGTGCGCCAG GTGGTGGAAGCTGTGCCAGTGCTCATGCGCATCCCAGGGCTGGCCGCCAAGGTCTTCCCGGGGCAGAAGGCCTTCATGGCCCTGATTGATGAGCTGATCGCCGAGCAGAAGATGACCCGGGACCCAACCCAGCCACCCCGACACCTGACCGACGCCTTCCTGGATGAGGTGAAGGAG GCCAAGGGGAACCCCGAGAGCAGTTTCAATGATGAGAACCTGCGCCTGGTGGTGGCCGACCTGTTCTCCGCTGGGATGGTCACCACCTCGACCACACTGGCCTGGGCCCTCCTCCTCATGATCCTGCACCCAGACGTGCAGC GACGGGTCCAGCAGGAAATCGATGAGGTGATAGGGAAGGTGAGGCGACCAGAGATGGGGGATCAGGCCCTCATGCCCTTCACCGTGGCCGTGGTCCATGAGGTGCAACGCTTTGCGGACATCATCCCCCTGGGAGTGCCCCACATGACATCCCGTGACATCGAGGTGCAGGGCTTCCACGTCCCAAAG GGGACGACACTCATCACCAACCTGTCGTCAGTGCTGAAGGACGAGACCCTCTGGGAGAAGCCCTTCCGCTTCCACCCGGAGCACTTCCTGGATGCCCAGGGCCGCTTCGTCAAGCAGGAGGCCTCCATACCCTTCTCCGCAG GCCGCCGCGCATGCCTCGGGGAGCCCTTGGCCCGCATGGagctcttcctcttcttcaccAGCCTCCTGCAGCACTTCAGCTTCTCGGTGCCTGCCGGGCAGCCCCGCCCCAGCGACCACGGTGTCTTTGCCTTCCTGGTGACCCCAGCCCCATACCAGCTCTGTGCGGTGCCCCGCTAG
- the LOC138079286 gene encoding cytochrome P450 2D14-like isoform X3, with protein MGLLSGDTLGPLAMAVLIFLLLLDLMHRRSRWAPRYPPGPTPLPVLGNLLQVDFEDPRPSFNQLRRRFGNVFSLQQVWTPVVVLNGLAAVREALVHRNQDTSDRPPPAVYEHVGYGPRAEGRPFSPKELLNKAVSNVIASLTFGFRFEYNDPRIVKLLDMMEDGLKEESGLVRQVVEAVPVLMRIPGLAAKVFPGQKAFMALIDELIAEQKMTRDPTQPPRHLTDAFLDEVKEAKGNPESSFNDENLRLVVADLFSAGMVTTSTTLAWALLLMILHPDVQRRVQQEIDEVIGKVRRPEMGDQALMPFTVAVVHEVQRFADIIPLGVPHMTSRDIEVQGFHVPKGTTLITNLSSVLKDETLWEKPFRFHPEHFLDAQGRFVKQEASIPFSAGRRACLGEPLARMELFLFFTSLLQHFSFSVPAGQPRPSDHGVFAFLVTPAPYQLCAVPR; from the exons ATGGGGCTGCTGTCTGGGGACACGCTGGGGCCCCTGGCCATGGCCGTGCTCATCTTCTTGCTCTTGCTGGACCTGATGCACCGGCGCTCACGCTGGGCCCCACGCTACCCACCAGGCCCCACGCCGCTGCCGGTGCTGGGCAACCTGCTACAGGTGGACTTCGAGGACCCGCGTCCCAGCTTCAACCAG CTGCGGCGCCGCTTCGGGAACGTGTTCAGCCTGCAGCAGGTCTGGACGCCGGTAGTCGTGCTCAACGGGCTGGCCGCTGTGCGCGAGGCGTTGGTGCACCGCAACCAGGACACTTCCGACCGTCCACCTCCGGCTGTCTACGAACACGTGGGTTACGGGCCGCGCGCCGAAG GACGCCCCTTTAGCCCCAAGGAGCTCCTGAACAAAGCAGTGAGCAACGTGATCGCCTCCCTGACCTTCGGGTTCCGCTTCGAGTACAACGATCCTCGCATCGTCAAGCTGTTGGACATGATGGAGGATGGGTTGAAAGAAGAGTCTGGCTTAGTGCGCCAG GTGGTGGAAGCTGTGCCAGTGCTCATGCGCATCCCAGGGCTGGCCGCCAAGGTCTTCCCGGGGCAGAAGGCCTTCATGGCCCTGATTGATGAGCTGATCGCCGAGCAGAAGATGACCCGGGACCCAACCCAGCCACCCCGACACCTGACCGACGCCTTCCTGGATGAGGTGAAGGAG GCCAAGGGGAACCCCGAGAGCAGTTTCAATGATGAGAACCTGCGCCTGGTGGTGGCCGACCTGTTCTCCGCTGGGATGGTCACCACCTCGACCACACTGGCCTGGGCCCTCCTCCTCATGATCCTGCACCCAGACGTGCAGC GACGGGTCCAGCAGGAAATCGATGAGGTGATAGGGAAGGTGAGGCGACCAGAGATGGGGGATCAGGCCCTCATGCCCTTCACCGTGGCCGTGGTCCATGAGGTGCAACGCTTTGCGGACATCATCCCCCTGGGAGTGCCCCACATGACATCCCGTGACATCGAGGTGCAGGGCTTCCACGTCCCAAAG GGGACGACACTCATCACCAACCTGTCGTCAGTGCTGAAGGACGAGACCCTCTGGGAGAAGCCCTTCCGCTTCCACCCGGAGCACTTCCTGGATGCCCAGGGCCGCTTCGTCAAGCAGGAGGCCTCCATACCCTTCTCCGCAG GCCGCCGCGCATGCCTCGGGGAGCCCTTGGCCCGCATGGagctcttcctcttcttcaccAGCCTCCTGCAGCACTTCAGCTTCTCGGTGCCTGCCGGGCAGCCCCGCCCCAGCGACCACGGTGTCTTTGCCTTCCTGGTGACCCCAGCCCCATACCAGCTCTGTGCGGTGCCCCGCTAG
- the LOC138078404 gene encoding cytochrome P450 2D14-like isoform X2 encodes MGLLSGDTLGPLAMAVLIFLLLLDLMHRRSRWAPRYPPGPTPLPVLGNLLQVDFEDPRPSFNQLRRRFGNVFSLQQVWTPVVVLSGLAAVREALVHRNQDTSDRPPPAVYEHLGYGPRAEGVILARYGNAWREQRRFSLSTLRNFGLGKKSLEQWVTEEASCLCAAFADQAGRPFSPKELLNKAVSNVIASLTFGFRFEYNDPRIVKLLDMMEDLLKEESGLVRQVVEAVPVLMRIPGLAAKVFPGQKAFMALIDELIAEQKMTRDPTQPPRHLTDAFLDEVKEAKGNPESSFNDENLRLVVADLFSAGMVTTSTTLAWALLLMILHPDVQRRVQQEIDEVIGKVRRPEMGDQALMPFTVAVVHEVQRFADIIPLGVPHMTSRDIEVQGFHVPKGTTLITNLSSVLKDETLWEKPFRFHPEHFLDAQGRFVKQEAFIPFSAGRRACLGEPLARMELFLFFTSLLQHFSFSVPAGQPRPSNHGVFAFLVTPAPYQLCAVPR; translated from the exons ATGGGGCTGCTGTCTGGGGACACGCTGGGGCCCCTGGCCATGGCCGTGCTCATCTTCTTGCTCTTGCTGGACCTGATGCACCGGCGCTCACGCTGGGCCCCACGCTACCCACCAGGCCCCACGCCGCTGCCGGTGCTGGGCAACCTGCTACAGGTGGACTTCGAGGACCCGCGTCCCAGCTTCAACCAG CTGCGGCGCCGCTTCGGGAACGTGTTCAGCCTGCAGCAGGTCTGGACGCCGGTAGTCGTGCTCAGCGGGCTGGCCGCTGTGCGCGAGGCGTTGGTGCACCGCAACCAGGACACTTCCGACCGTCCACCTCCGGCCGTCTACGAGCACCTGGGTTACGGGCCGCGCGCCGAAG gagtGATCCTGGCGCGATATGGGAACGCCTGGCGAGAGCAGCGGCGTTTCTCTCTGTCCACCCTGCGCAACTTCGGCCTGGGGAAGAAGTCACTGGAGCAGTGGGTGACCGAGGAGGCCTCGTGCCTCTGTGCCGCCTTCGCCGACCAGGCCG GACGCCCCTTTAGCCCCAAGGAGCTCCTGAATAAAGCAGTGAGCAACGTGATCGCCTCCCTGACCTTCGGGTTCCGCTTCGAGTACAACGATCCTCGCATCGTCAAGCTGTTGGACATGATGGAGGACCTGTTGAAAGAAGAGTCTGGCTTAGTGCGCCAG GTGGTGGAAGCTGTGCCGGTGCTCATGCGCATCCCAGGGCTGGCCGCCAAGGTCTTCCCGGGGCAGAAGGCCTTCATGGCCCTGATTGATGAGCTGATCGCCGAGCAGAAGATGACCCGGGACCCAACCCAGCCACCCCGACACCTGACCGACGCCTTCCTGGATGAGGTGAAGGAG GCCAAGGGGAACCCCGAGAGCAGCTTCAATGATGAGAACCTGCGCCTGGTGGTGGCCGACTTGTTCTCCGCTGGGATGGTCACCACCTCGACCACACTGGCCTGGGCCCTCCTCCTCATGATCCTGCACCCAGACGTGCAGC GACGGGTCCAGCAGGAAATCGATGAGGTGATAGGGAAGGTGAGGCGACCAGAGATGGGGGATCAGGCCCTCATGCCCTTCACCGTGGCCGTGGTCCATGAGGTGCAACGCTTTGCGGACATCATCCCCCTGGGAGTGCCCCACATGACATCCCGTGACATCGAGGTGCAGGGCTTCCACGTCCCAAAG GGGACGACACTCATCACCAACCTGTCGTCAGTGCTGAAGGACGAGACCCTCTGGGAGAAGCCCTTCCGCTTCCACCCGGAGCACTTCCTGGATGCCCAGGGCCGCTTCGTCAAGCAGGAGGCCTTCATACCCTTCTCTGCAG GCCGCCGCGCATGCCTCGGGGAGCCCCTGGCCCGCATGGagctcttcctcttcttcaccAGCCTCCTGCAGCACTTCAGCTTCTCGGTGCCTGCTGGGCAGCCCCGCCCCAGCAACCATGGTGTCTTTGCCTTCCTGGTGACCCCAGCCCCCTACCAGCTCTGTGCGGTGCCCCGCTAG
- the LOC138078404 gene encoding cytochrome P450 2D14-like isoform X3, with protein MGLLSGDTLGPLAMAVLIFLLLLDLMHRRSRWAPRYPPGPTPLPVLGNLLQVDFEDPRPSFNQLRRRFGNVFSLQQVWTPVVVLSGLAAVREALVHRNQDTSDRPPPAVYEHLGYGPRAEGRPFSPKELLNKAVSNVIASLTFGFRFEYNDPRIVKLLDMMEDLLKEESGLVRQVVEAVPVLMRIPGLAAKVFPGQKAFMALIDELIAEQKMTRDPTQPPRHLTDAFLDEVKEAKGNPESSFNDENLRLVVADLFSAGMVTTSTTLAWALLLMILHPDVQRRVQQEIDEVIGKVRRPEMGDQALMPFTVAVVHEVQRFADIIPLGVPHMTSRDIEVQGFHVPKGTTLITNLSSVLKDETLWEKPFRFHPEHFLDAQGRFVKQEAFIPFSAGRRACLGEPLARMELFLFFTSLLQHFSFSVPAGQPRPSNHGVFAFLVTPAPYQLCAVPR; from the exons ATGGGGCTGCTGTCTGGGGACACGCTGGGGCCCCTGGCCATGGCCGTGCTCATCTTCTTGCTCTTGCTGGACCTGATGCACCGGCGCTCACGCTGGGCCCCACGCTACCCACCAGGCCCCACGCCGCTGCCGGTGCTGGGCAACCTGCTACAGGTGGACTTCGAGGACCCGCGTCCCAGCTTCAACCAG CTGCGGCGCCGCTTCGGGAACGTGTTCAGCCTGCAGCAGGTCTGGACGCCGGTAGTCGTGCTCAGCGGGCTGGCCGCTGTGCGCGAGGCGTTGGTGCACCGCAACCAGGACACTTCCGACCGTCCACCTCCGGCCGTCTACGAGCACCTGGGTTACGGGCCGCGCGCCGAAG GACGCCCCTTTAGCCCCAAGGAGCTCCTGAATAAAGCAGTGAGCAACGTGATCGCCTCCCTGACCTTCGGGTTCCGCTTCGAGTACAACGATCCTCGCATCGTCAAGCTGTTGGACATGATGGAGGACCTGTTGAAAGAAGAGTCTGGCTTAGTGCGCCAG GTGGTGGAAGCTGTGCCGGTGCTCATGCGCATCCCAGGGCTGGCCGCCAAGGTCTTCCCGGGGCAGAAGGCCTTCATGGCCCTGATTGATGAGCTGATCGCCGAGCAGAAGATGACCCGGGACCCAACCCAGCCACCCCGACACCTGACCGACGCCTTCCTGGATGAGGTGAAGGAG GCCAAGGGGAACCCCGAGAGCAGCTTCAATGATGAGAACCTGCGCCTGGTGGTGGCCGACTTGTTCTCCGCTGGGATGGTCACCACCTCGACCACACTGGCCTGGGCCCTCCTCCTCATGATCCTGCACCCAGACGTGCAGC GACGGGTCCAGCAGGAAATCGATGAGGTGATAGGGAAGGTGAGGCGACCAGAGATGGGGGATCAGGCCCTCATGCCCTTCACCGTGGCCGTGGTCCATGAGGTGCAACGCTTTGCGGACATCATCCCCCTGGGAGTGCCCCACATGACATCCCGTGACATCGAGGTGCAGGGCTTCCACGTCCCAAAG GGGACGACACTCATCACCAACCTGTCGTCAGTGCTGAAGGACGAGACCCTCTGGGAGAAGCCCTTCCGCTTCCACCCGGAGCACTTCCTGGATGCCCAGGGCCGCTTCGTCAAGCAGGAGGCCTTCATACCCTTCTCTGCAG GCCGCCGCGCATGCCTCGGGGAGCCCCTGGCCCGCATGGagctcttcctcttcttcaccAGCCTCCTGCAGCACTTCAGCTTCTCGGTGCCTGCTGGGCAGCCCCGCCCCAGCAACCATGGTGTCTTTGCCTTCCTGGTGACCCCAGCCCCCTACCAGCTCTGTGCGGTGCCCCGCTAG
- the LOC138078404 gene encoding cytochrome P450 2D14-like isoform X1, whose translation MGLLSGDTLGPLAMAVLIFLLLLDLMHRRSRWAPRYPPGPTPLPVLGNLLQVDFEDPRPSFNQLRRRFGNVFSLQQVWTPVVVLSGLAAVREALVHRNQDTSDRPPPAVYEHLGYGPRAEGVILARYGNAWREQRRFSLSTLRNFGLGKKSLEQWVTEEASCLCAAFADQAGRPFSPKELLNKAVSNVIASLTFGFRFEYNDPRIVKLLDMMEDLLKEESGLVRQVVEAVPVLMRIPGLAAKVFPGQKAFMALIDELIAEQKMTRDPTQPPRHLTDAFLDEVKEAKGNPESSFNDENLRLVVADLFSAGMVTTSTTLAWALLLMILHPDVQRGRSPGLGSDHHEDTCFPGRVQQEIDEVIGKVRRPEMGDQALMPFTVAVVHEVQRFADIIPLGVPHMTSRDIEVQGFHVPKGTTLITNLSSVLKDETLWEKPFRFHPEHFLDAQGRFVKQEAFIPFSAGRRACLGEPLARMELFLFFTSLLQHFSFSVPAGQPRPSNHGVFAFLVTPAPYQLCAVPR comes from the exons ATGGGGCTGCTGTCTGGGGACACGCTGGGGCCCCTGGCCATGGCCGTGCTCATCTTCTTGCTCTTGCTGGACCTGATGCACCGGCGCTCACGCTGGGCCCCACGCTACCCACCAGGCCCCACGCCGCTGCCGGTGCTGGGCAACCTGCTACAGGTGGACTTCGAGGACCCGCGTCCCAGCTTCAACCAG CTGCGGCGCCGCTTCGGGAACGTGTTCAGCCTGCAGCAGGTCTGGACGCCGGTAGTCGTGCTCAGCGGGCTGGCCGCTGTGCGCGAGGCGTTGGTGCACCGCAACCAGGACACTTCCGACCGTCCACCTCCGGCCGTCTACGAGCACCTGGGTTACGGGCCGCGCGCCGAAG gagtGATCCTGGCGCGATATGGGAACGCCTGGCGAGAGCAGCGGCGTTTCTCTCTGTCCACCCTGCGCAACTTCGGCCTGGGGAAGAAGTCACTGGAGCAGTGGGTGACCGAGGAGGCCTCGTGCCTCTGTGCCGCCTTCGCCGACCAGGCCG GACGCCCCTTTAGCCCCAAGGAGCTCCTGAATAAAGCAGTGAGCAACGTGATCGCCTCCCTGACCTTCGGGTTCCGCTTCGAGTACAACGATCCTCGCATCGTCAAGCTGTTGGACATGATGGAGGACCTGTTGAAAGAAGAGTCTGGCTTAGTGCGCCAG GTGGTGGAAGCTGTGCCGGTGCTCATGCGCATCCCAGGGCTGGCCGCCAAGGTCTTCCCGGGGCAGAAGGCCTTCATGGCCCTGATTGATGAGCTGATCGCCGAGCAGAAGATGACCCGGGACCCAACCCAGCCACCCCGACACCTGACCGACGCCTTCCTGGATGAGGTGAAGGAG GCCAAGGGGAACCCCGAGAGCAGCTTCAATGATGAGAACCTGCGCCTGGTGGTGGCCGACTTGTTCTCCGCTGGGATGGTCACCACCTCGACCACACTGGCCTGGGCCCTCCTCCTCATGATCCTGCACCCAGACGTGCAGC GAGGCAGGAGCCCAGGCCTTGGGTCTGACCACCACGAGGACACTTGTTTTCCAGGACGGGTCCAGCAGGAAATCGATGAGGTGATAGGGAAGGTGAGGCGACCAGAGATGGGGGATCAGGCCCTCATGCCCTTCACCGTGGCCGTGGTCCATGAGGTGCAACGCTTTGCGGACATCATCCCCCTGGGAGTGCCCCACATGACATCCCGTGACATCGAGGTGCAGGGCTTCCACGTCCCAAAG GGGACGACACTCATCACCAACCTGTCGTCAGTGCTGAAGGACGAGACCCTCTGGGAGAAGCCCTTCCGCTTCCACCCGGAGCACTTCCTGGATGCCCAGGGCCGCTTCGTCAAGCAGGAGGCCTTCATACCCTTCTCTGCAG GCCGCCGCGCATGCCTCGGGGAGCCCCTGGCCCGCATGGagctcttcctcttcttcaccAGCCTCCTGCAGCACTTCAGCTTCTCGGTGCCTGCTGGGCAGCCCCGCCCCAGCAACCATGGTGTCTTTGCCTTCCTGGTGACCCCAGCCCCCTACCAGCTCTGTGCGGTGCCCCGCTAG
- the LOC138078811 gene encoding cytochrome P450 2D14-like, whose product MGLLSGDTLGPLAVAVLIFLLLLDLMHRRSRWAPRYPPGPTPLPVLGNLLQVDFEDPRLSFNQLRRRFGNVFSLQQVWTPVVVLNGLAAVREALVYRSQDTSDRPPQALYEHVGFGPRAEGVILARYGNAWREQRRFSLSTLRNFGLGKKSLEQWVTEEASCLCAAFADQAGRPFSPKELLNKAVSNVIASLTFGFRFEYNDPRIVKLLDMMEDLLKEESGLVRQVAEAVPVILRIPGLAAKLVRGQKVFMTLIDELITEQKMTRDPTQPPRHLTDAFLDEVKEAKGNPESSFNDENLRMVVADLFVAGMVTTSTTLAWALLLMILHPDVQRRVQQEIDEVIGKVRRPEMGDQALMPFTVAVVHEVQRFADIAPLGVPHMTSRDIEVQGFHVQSHNECCQVWPGLESKPPCPHGQASWAESYLKSSGVCHTMCVPIVFGGRGLGTPPANRDPAMPDICHQGTTLITNLSSVLKDETVWEKPFRFHPEHFLDAQGRFVKQEAFIPFSAGRRACLGEPLARMELFLFFTSLLQHFSFSVPAGQPRPSDHGVFAFLVTPAPYQLCAVPR is encoded by the exons ATGGGGCTGCTGTCTGGGGACACGCTGGGGCCCCTGGCCGTGGCCGTGCTCATCTTCTTGCTCTTGCTGGACCTGATGCACCGGCGCTCACGCTGGGCCCCACGCTACCCACCAGGCCCCACGCCGCTGCCAGTGCTGGGCAACCTGCTGCAGGTGGACTTCGAGGACCCACGTCTCAGCTTCAACCAG CTGCGGCGCCGCTTCGGGAACGTGTTCAGCCTGCAGCAGGTATGGACACCGGTAGTCGTGCTCAACGGACTGGCCGCTGTGCGCGAGGCGCTGGTGTACCGCAGCCAGGACACTTCCGACCGTCCACCTCAGGCACTCTACGAGCACGTGGGTTTCGGGCCGCGTGCCGAAG GAGTGATCCTGGCCCGTTATGGGAACGCCTGGCGCGAACAGCGGCGCTTCTCCCTGTCCACTCTGCGCAACTTCGGCCTGGGGAAGAAGTCACTGGAGCAGTGGGTGACCGAGGAGGCCTCGTGCCTCTGTGCCGCCTTCGCCGACCAGGCCG GACGCCCCTTTAGCCCCAAGGAGCTCCTGAATAAAGCAGTGAGCAACGTGATCGCCTCCCTGACCTTCGGGTTCCGCTTCGAGTACAACGATCCTCGCATCGTCAAGTTGCTGGACATGATGGAGGACCTGTTGAAAGAAGAGTCTGGCTTAGTGCGCCAG GTGGCGGAAGCTGTGCCGGTGATCCTGCGCATTCCAGGGCTGGCCGCCAAGCTCGTCCGGGGGCAGAAGGTTTTCATGACCCTGATTGATGAGCTGATCACTGAGCAGAAGATGACCCGGGACCCAACCCAGCCACCCCGACACCTGACCGACGCCTTCCTGGATGAGGTGAAGGAG GCCAAGGGGAACCCCGAGAGCAGCTTCAATGATGAGAACCTGCGCATGGTGGTGGCCGACCTGTTCGTCGCTGGGATGGTCACCACCTCGACCACACTGGCCTGGGCCCTCCTCCTCATGATCCTGCACCCAGACGTGCAGC GACGGGTCCAGCAGGAAATCGATGAGGTGATAGGGAAGGTGAGGCGACCAGAGATGGGGGATCAGGCCCTCATGCCCTTCACCGTGGCCGTGGTCCATGAGGTGCAACGCTTTGCAGACATTGCTCCCCTGGGAGTGCCCCACATGACATCCCGTGACATCGAGGTGCAGGGCTTCCACGTCCAAAG CCACAATGAGTGTTGCCAGGTGTGGCCAGGATTGGAATCCAAGCCACCCTGTCCTCATGGCCAAG CGTCTTGGGCTGAAAGTTACTTGAAGAGTTCGGGTGTGTGCCACACAATGTGTGTGCCCATTGTGTTTGGTGGGAGGGGTCTGGGCACCCCCCCGGCCAATCGAGACCCAGCCATGCCAGACATTTGCCACCAGGGGACGACACTCATCACCAACCTGTCGTCAGTGCTGAAGGATGAGACCGTCTGGGAGAAGCCCTTCCGCTTCCACCCGGAGCACTTCCTGGATGCCCAGGGCCGCTTCGTCAAGCAGGAGGCCTTCATACCCTTCTCCGCAG GCCGCCGCGCATGCCTTGGGGAGCCCCTGGCCCGCATGGagctcttcctcttcttcaccAGCCTCCTGCAGCACTTCAGCTTCTCGGTGCCTGCCGGGCAGCCCCGCCCCAGCGACCATGGTGTCTTTGCCTTCCTGGTGACCCCAGCCCCCTACCAGCTCTGTGCGGTGCCCCGCTAG